One genomic region from Leifsonia poae encodes:
- a CDS encoding LCP family protein yields MSELPTRAQVRAQENSAGPSIARHGRLKQHRPFRFILKLVAAVVGVAVVSGVSVAAYAVWDVSSSLKPSVKLLDAKGNPVIPQVGAMDGAFNVLLAGSDSGGGNAAYDLSNRGEDLNDVTMLLHVSADHKNATVVSFPRDMLVPIPSCPKADGSGSYDAMSSQKINNTLSYGGLTCTVLTVEKLTGMTIPYAGVIQFDGVIEMSNAVGGVPVCVAGDIQDPYTGLDVKAGQNVLKGAQALAFLRTRHGVGDGSDLGRISNQQVFLSSLVRTIKSADTLSNPLKIYGIAKAATENIKLSESLNNVTTIASMAAALKNIDLNKVVFVQYPNHYVEGGGAVAPTVDEADALFAALESDKSISLTGDTGVGSEADPNAPATQTPSTTPATGAPTTGTPGTGTDASGGSTVDLPSSIHGQTANQYTCSKPFSD; encoded by the coding sequence ATGAGCGAGTTGCCCACCCGTGCCCAAGTGCGCGCGCAAGAGAATTCGGCTGGTCCGAGCATTGCGCGTCACGGTCGGCTCAAACAGCATCGCCCGTTCCGGTTCATCCTCAAACTCGTCGCCGCGGTCGTCGGTGTCGCGGTCGTGAGCGGCGTCTCCGTCGCGGCATATGCGGTGTGGGACGTCTCCAGCAGCCTGAAACCGTCGGTGAAGCTCCTCGACGCCAAAGGCAACCCGGTCATCCCCCAGGTGGGCGCGATGGACGGCGCGTTCAACGTGCTCCTCGCCGGCAGCGACAGCGGCGGCGGCAACGCGGCCTACGACCTCTCCAACCGCGGTGAAGACCTCAACGATGTGACGATGCTGCTGCACGTCTCGGCCGACCACAAGAACGCCACGGTCGTGAGCTTCCCCCGCGACATGCTCGTCCCCATCCCGTCGTGCCCGAAGGCTGACGGCTCCGGTTCGTACGACGCGATGAGCAGCCAGAAGATCAACAACACGCTGAGCTATGGCGGTCTCACCTGCACCGTTCTCACGGTCGAGAAACTCACCGGCATGACCATCCCCTACGCGGGCGTCATCCAGTTCGACGGCGTGATCGAGATGTCGAACGCGGTCGGCGGCGTTCCGGTCTGCGTGGCCGGCGACATCCAAGACCCCTACACCGGTCTCGATGTGAAGGCGGGCCAGAACGTTCTGAAGGGCGCGCAAGCTCTCGCGTTCCTGCGCACCCGGCACGGCGTCGGCGACGGCTCCGATCTGGGCCGCATCAGCAACCAGCAGGTGTTCCTCTCCTCGCTGGTGCGCACCATCAAGAGCGCCGACACGCTCTCCAATCCGCTCAAGATCTACGGCATCGCCAAGGCCGCGACCGAGAACATCAAACTCTCCGAGAGCCTCAACAACGTCACGACGATCGCCTCCATGGCTGCCGCGCTCAAGAACATCGACCTCAACAAGGTGGTGTTCGTGCAGTACCCGAACCACTATGTCGAGGGCGGCGGCGCGGTCGCCCCCACCGTCGACGAGGCCGACGCCCTGTTCGCCGCCCTCGAGAGCGACAAATCGATCAGCCTCACCGGCGACACCGGCGTCGGCTCCGAAGCCGACCCCAACGCCCCCGCCACCCAGACGCCGTCCACCACCCCGGCCACGGGCGCCCCGACGACGGGCACCCCCGGCACCGGCACCGACGCCTCCGGCGGCAGCACGGTCGACCTCCCCTCCAGCATCCACGGCCAGACCGCCAACCAGTACACCTGCTCCAAGCCGTTCAGCGACTAG
- a CDS encoding SDR family oxidoreductase, translating into MTGVLVVVGVGGMGQTIARRLGSGERILLADFNASALEQTADRLRGEGFDITTQVVDVSSRPSVHELAAKAASLGPVTRIAHTAGLSPVQAPTAAIIAVDLIGVAHVLEEFEQVVAPGGAGVVIASMGGHMVRPMPPEQEVALARTPAENIADLPFVAVDQFDNGGSAYSFAKRANAMRVRAASVGWGKKGARINSISPGVIATPMGLAELDSPTGGAMRAMIDGSAVRRLGTPEDIATAAEFLLGPHASFISGTDLLVDGGVIGALTTGQLDLGGITAAR; encoded by the coding sequence GTGACCGGCGTGCTGGTAGTCGTCGGGGTCGGCGGCATGGGCCAGACGATCGCGCGCCGGCTCGGATCGGGTGAGCGCATCCTCCTGGCGGACTTCAACGCTTCAGCCCTCGAGCAGACCGCCGACAGGCTGCGAGGCGAAGGATTCGACATCACGACCCAGGTGGTCGACGTCTCCTCGCGTCCGTCGGTGCATGAACTGGCCGCGAAGGCCGCGTCACTCGGGCCCGTCACCCGCATCGCCCACACTGCGGGGCTCTCGCCCGTGCAGGCTCCCACGGCGGCGATCATCGCCGTCGACCTCATCGGCGTCGCACACGTGCTGGAGGAGTTCGAGCAGGTGGTCGCACCCGGCGGCGCGGGAGTGGTGATCGCCAGCATGGGCGGGCACATGGTCCGGCCCATGCCGCCAGAGCAGGAAGTCGCCCTTGCTCGAACTCCTGCCGAGAACATCGCCGATCTGCCGTTCGTCGCGGTCGATCAGTTCGACAACGGAGGAAGCGCTTACAGCTTCGCCAAGCGCGCCAACGCGATGCGCGTGCGCGCGGCCAGCGTCGGATGGGGCAAGAAGGGTGCCCGCATCAACTCGATCAGCCCCGGCGTCATCGCGACCCCGATGGGCCTAGCCGAGCTCGACAGCCCCACCGGCGGCGCAATGCGGGCCATGATCGACGGCTCAGCGGTGCGCCGACTCGGCACTCCCGAGGACATCGCGACAGCAGCCGAGTTCCTGCTCGGACCGCACGCGAGCTTCATCAGCGGAACCGACCTGCTCGTCGACGGCGGCGTGATCGGTGCCCTCACCACCGGGCAGCTCGACCTCGGCGGTATCACCGCAGCACGCTGA
- a CDS encoding isocitrate lyase/PEP mutase family protein codes for MARSLRTLIAESHPLIVPSMYDGISALLIKELEFEAAYIGSYATGASRYGVPDIGYIGLEDMADQVRRLAPIAGVPVIVDGEGGWGNPIHVARSVQVLERAGAAATHIEDHDFGKHITAKSSVISTGKAVDKIKAAVDARASEDFLIIARTDSLFVEGPAAGVDRLLAYQEAGADGLFVAGFLDADSWTRLKAESRVPIYSPDFPQHSAADHAAQGADVVLYYGLAHIAAKAGMLEAYEVLKKNASTVSIENKLSVAGFDEFLGIEDARVQARKYGLIDQNDDSMNEMARAFKAAQK; via the coding sequence TCATTGCGGAGAGCCACCCGCTGATCGTCCCCTCCATGTACGACGGAATCTCCGCACTCCTCATCAAGGAACTCGAATTCGAAGCCGCCTACATCGGCAGCTACGCCACCGGCGCCAGCCGCTACGGCGTCCCCGACATCGGCTACATCGGCCTCGAAGACATGGCCGACCAGGTGCGCCGCCTCGCCCCCATCGCGGGCGTGCCCGTCATCGTCGACGGCGAGGGCGGCTGGGGCAACCCGATCCATGTCGCACGATCCGTGCAGGTCCTGGAGCGCGCGGGCGCTGCAGCGACCCACATCGAGGACCACGACTTCGGCAAGCACATCACCGCGAAGTCGTCGGTCATCTCGACCGGGAAGGCCGTCGACAAGATCAAGGCCGCCGTCGACGCACGCGCGTCCGAGGACTTCCTGATCATCGCCCGCACCGACTCCCTCTTCGTCGAAGGTCCGGCTGCGGGGGTCGACCGCCTGCTCGCCTACCAGGAGGCCGGAGCCGACGGACTCTTCGTCGCCGGCTTCCTCGACGCCGACTCGTGGACCCGCCTGAAGGCCGAATCGCGCGTGCCGATCTACTCGCCCGACTTCCCGCAGCACAGCGCCGCGGATCACGCGGCCCAGGGAGCGGACGTGGTCCTCTACTACGGCCTCGCCCACATCGCAGCGAAAGCCGGGATGCTCGAGGCGTACGAGGTACTCAAGAAGAACGCCTCGACCGTCAGCATCGAGAACAAGCTGAGCGTGGCCGGGTTCGACGAGTTCCTCGGCATCGAAGACGCACGCGTACAGGCGAGGAAGTACGGCCTGATCGACCAGAACGATGACTCGATGAACGAGATGGCCCGCGCATTCAAGGCGGCCCAGAAGTGA